In Oryza sativa Japonica Group chromosome 3, ASM3414082v1, one DNA window encodes the following:
- the LOC4331718 gene encoding UPF0481 protein At3g47200 yields the protein MSSPEQPRGQNTRMRKMTASANGDTDETSGLTTPRSCEVPLCSSYENGITRIPEETRLRDPEAYHPKAVCIGPYFHSGRNSPSFRRMEQHKHWCVNRLLERSNHSLEPLVQAFLLRLSKTIKTKSFQQLYAKPVDMTEEGIGMMLLFDGCFILHFLLRHDPNKGAEHEYWTKLDAGLLDHEYETLQWERPWEWSLVAIDMLLLENQIPFVAVRILFDILKTEHDKAVDLTACARNMFNKYLPAGMCTSTRPIRCQDVRCLLQLLYRSLLPNPKLHSDLMKTPPKPPRTGIDPAKKLDTDGVRITRRQQWYWWPLSHFQEPFTFLDIVFSHGKVRIPQLEVSDASIQLLQNLIAFEKCYQGTTSHVANYAAFMDALNSDHHDTELLRKRSIFDVQFTPAQPELSLRRRCKQDVDPSSENYLSRMMVDVVLYKEARASRKKTQTPISDTAFFAVLAVTAYVLLAFCWYIVS from the exons ATGTCTTCTCCAGAGCAACCAAGAG GGCAGAACACAAGGATGAGGAAGATGACAGCGAGTGCAAATGGGGATACCGATGAAACTTCAGGCTTAACAACTCCCCGGAGCTGTGAAGTACCGCTGTGTTCTTCATATGAAAATGGTATCACCCGTATCCCTGAAGAAACTCGGTTGCGCGACCCAGAGGCTTACCATCCTAAGGCTGTCTGCATCGGTCCCTACTTCCATTCAGGGAGAAATTCACCAAGCTTCAGGCGAATGGAACAACATAAGCACTGGTGTGTCAACAGATTGCTGGAGCGTAGCAACCACAGCCTTGAACCTTTGGTTCAGGCCTTCCTGCTTAGACTGTCAAAGACAATCAAAACAAAGTCTTTCCAGCAGCTATACGCAAAACCAGTTGATATGACAGAGGAGGGAATCGGCATGATGCTGCTGTTTGACGGCTGCTTCATTCTGCATTTCTTGCTGAGGCATGACCCGAACAAAGGTGCGGAGCATGAATACTGGACAAAGCTGGATGCTGGGCTTCTCGATCATGAGTACGAGACACTCCAGTGGGAGAGACCCTGGGAATGGAGCCTGGTCGCCATCGACATGCTCCTGCTAGAGAACCAAATACCTTTCGTCGCTGTCAGGATCCTGTTTGACATTCTGAAGACGGAGCATGACAAAGCTGTTGACCTGACGGCATGCGCGAGGAACATGTTCAACAAGTACCTGCCAGCTGGAATGTGCACATCAACACGCCCAATCCGCTGCCAGGACGTGCGCTGCCTTCTGCAGCTGCTCTACCGGTCACTCCTTCCAAATCCAAAGCTACACAGTGATCTGATGAAGACACCACCAAAGCCACCAAGAACCGGCATTGATCCTGCCAAGAAGCTTGACACCGATGGGGTTCGCATCACCAGGAGGCAGCAATGGTATTGGTGGCCGTTGAGCCATTTCCAGGAGCCCTTCACCTTCCTTGACATCGTCTTCAGCCATGGCAAGGTGCGGATCCCTCAGCTGGAGGTCAGCGATGCCAGCATCCAGCTGCTGCAGAACCTGATCGCGTTCGAGAAATGCTACCAGGGCACCACGTCCCATGTGGCCAACTACGCTGCCTTCATGGACGCTCTGAATTCGGATCACCATGACACGGAATTGCTGCGTAAGAGGAGTATCTTCGACGTCCAGTTCACCCCTGCCCAGCCTGAGCTCTCCCTGAGAAGGCGGTGCAAGCAGGACGTCGATCCGTCGTCGGAGAACTACCTCAGCCGGATGATGGTGGACGTAGTCCTGTACAAGGAGGCGAGGGCCAGCAGGAAGAAGACGCAGACGCCGATATCGGACACCGCGTTCTTCGCGGTGCTGGCTGTGACGGCGTATGTTTTGCTGGCCTTCTGTTGGTACATCGTTTCTTGA
- the LOC4331719 gene encoding glutathione reductase, chloroplastic — translation MATTATLPFSCSSTLQTLTRTIPLRLRLHRRRFLHHLPSLAALPRLPLPRPPLLPHARRHVSASAAPNGASSEGEYDYDLFTIGAGSGGVRASRFASTLYGARAAVCEMPFATVASDDLGGVGGTCVLRGCVPKKLLVYGSKYSHEFEESHGFGWVYETDPKHDWNTLIANKNTELQRLVGIYKNILNNSGVTLIEGRGKIVDPHTVSVDGKLYTARNILIAVGGRPSMPNIPGIEHVIDSDAALDLPSKPEKIAIVGGGYIALEFAGIFNGLKSEVHVFIRQKKVLRGFDEEVRDFIAEQMSLRGITFHTEQSPQAITKSNDGLLSLKTNKETIGGFSHVMFATGRKPNTKNLGLEEVGVKLDKNGAIMVDEYSRTSVDSIWAVGDVTDRVNLTPVALMEGGAFAKTVFGDEPTKPDYRAVPSAVFSQPPIGQVGLTEEQAIEEYGDVDIYTANFRPLRATLSGLPDRIFMKLIVCATTNKVVGVHMCGEDAPEIIQGVAIAVKAGLTKQDFDATIGIHPTSAEEFVTMRNATRKVRRSTTDEVESKDKVVTQN, via the exons ATGGCGACGACCGCGaccctccccttctcctgctcctccaccctccaaaccctaacccgcaccatccccctccgcctccgcctccaccgccgccgcttcctccaccacctcccctccctcgctgccctcccgaggctcccgctcccgcgacctcccctcctcccccacgcGCGCCGCCACGTCTCGGCGTCCGCGGCGCCCAACGGCGCGTCCTCCGAGGGGGAGTACGACTACGACCTCTTCACCATCggcgccgggagcggcggggTCCGGGCCTCGCGCTTCGCCTCCACGCTCTacggcgcccgcgccgccgtctgcgAGATGCCCTTCGCCACCGTCGCCTCGGACGACCTCGGTGGAGTCGGCGGCAC ATGTGTGCTTCGTGGGTGTGTTCCAAAGAAATTATTAGTGTATGGATCCAAGTACTCTCATGAGTTTGAAGAGTCTCATGGCTTTGGGTGGGTGTATGAAACTGATCCAAAGCATGACTGGAACACTCTGATTGCCAACAAAAATACAGAGCTGCAGCGCCTTGTTGGCATTTACAAGAATATTTTAAACAACTCAGGAGTTACTCTAATTGAAGGCCGTGGAAAG ATAGTTGATCCACATACTGTAAGTGTAGATGGAAAGCTCTACACTGCTAGGAACATACTTATAGCTGTTGGTGGGCGACCATCGATGCCAAATATCCCAGGAATAGAGCATGTTATAGATTCTGATGCTGCACTGGATCTACCTTCAAAACCTGAGAAAATTGCAATAGTGGGAGGTGGATATATTGCTCTGGAGTTTGCTGGAATTTTCAATGGCTTAAAAAGTGAGGTACATGTGTTTATTCGGCAGAAGAAAGTTTTAAGAGGGTTTGATGAAGAG GTCAGAGATTTCATCGCTGAACAGATGTCTCTAAGGGGCATCACATTTCATACTGAACAGAGTCCTCAAGCTATAACCAAATCAAATGATGGTTTGCTATCTCTGAAgacaaacaaagaaactattGGTGGGTTCTCACATGTTATGTTCGCAACAGGTCGTAAACCAAACACAAAG AACCTTGGACTAGAGGAGGTTGGGGTGAAATTGGACAAGAACGGAGCAATAATG GTTGATGAGTATTCTCGAACCTCAGTTGATTCAATTTGGGCAGTGGGAGATGTTACTGATAGGGTCAACCTGACACCAGTTGCACTTATGGAAGGTGGTGCATTTGCAAAAACAGTGTTTGGTGATGAACCTACCAAACCAGATTACAG AGCTGTACCATCTGCCGTTTTCTCCCAACCACCCATCGGACAAGTTGGTCTTACTGAAGAGCAG GCTATTGAGGAGTATGGAGATGTTGATATCTATACAGCAAACTTCAGGCCACTTAGGGCAACTCTCTCTGGATTACCTGATCGCATTTTCATGAAACTCATTGTGTGTGCTACAACAAACAAAGTTGTAGGAGTACACATGTGTGGTGAAGACGCACCTGAGATAATTCAG GGAGTTGCAATTGCTGTTAAAGCTGGGCTGACAAAGCAAGATTTTGATGCCACTATTGGCATTCACCCAACATCTGCAGAGGAATTTGTCACAATGAGAAATGCAACTAGAAAAGTTCGGAGAAGCACAACAGATGAG GTAGAATCTAAAGATAAGGTTGTTACTCAGAACTAG
- the LOC4331720 gene encoding uncharacterized protein yields the protein MLGWKGNYFPNEKRRHLYLVLDDWSRGYSIRKIDLSVGNDGDGEHSMPPAIFSFEAPRAGPKYFAGAFDSKILAMQPVDPQFSFNPMAGIPIYDVRMRSLVVGPRQRPDPVDPIYIPVGGRLFALSVGSFQLLYPPPDDESDDQEEEEDFVWGWHALPNPPFQHEHVTSYAVHRDGRTIFVSIGGESSATFSFDTAESVRNGCMWKNHGQWQLPFSGRAYFIAELDAWVGLSRKPGTTTSWRICSMDVISDDCENGQAVKYTREELATTVSDHELVTGVTLVSMGGGSKFCVVECCLDHSVSVPFIQLVTFSMMYGKNGELTTGNSRQFREYKNIPQGVSSEMLENPVAFWM from the coding sequence ATGTTGGGGTGGAAGGGAAACTACTTCCCCAACGAAAAGCGGCGACACCTTTATCTTGTACTTGATGACTGGTCACGGGGATACAGCATTCGCAAGATCGATTTGTCGGTTGGCAATGACGGTGATGGGGAGCACAGCATGCCACCGGCCATATTCAGTTTCGAGGCACCCCGTGCTGGTCCCAAGTACTTTGCTGGTGCCTTTGACTCCAAGATTTTGGCAATGCAGCCCGTGGATCCCCAGTTCAGCTTCAATCCCATGGCTGGTATCCCTATCTATGACGTTCGCATGCGGAGCCTGGTGGTTGGCCCTCGGCAAAGGCCGGATCCAGTTGACCCCATCTACATCCCTGTTGGTGGAAGGCTCTTTGCTCTCTCTGTCGGTTCATTTCAGCTGCTCTACCCGCCGCCAGATGACGAGTCTGATGatcaagaggaggaggaggactttGTATGGGGGTGGCACGCTCTTCCTAATCCTCCATTCCAGCATGAGCATGTCACCTCCTACGCTGTGCACAGGGATGGGCGAACTATCTTTGTCAGCATTGGCGGTGAGTCCTCTGCCACCTTTAGCTTTGACACAGCGGAGTCTGTGAGGAATGGTTGTATGTGGAAGAACCATGGCCAGTGGCAGCTGCCGTTCTCCGGTCGTGCTTACTTCATCGCTGAGTTGGACGCCTGGGTTGGGCTCAGCAGAAAACCTGGCACCACCACCAGTTGGCGCATATGCTCAATGGATGTGATATCTGACGATTGCGAGAATGGCCAGGCGGTGAAATACACCAGGGAGGAACTAGCTACTACTGTGTCTGATCATGAGTTGGTCACGGGTGTCACCCTCGTTAGCATGGGTGGTGGAAGCAAATTCTGCGTCGTGGAGTGCTGCCTGGATCACTCAGTCTCGGTGCCGTTTATTCAATTGGTGACATTTTCTATGATGTATGGTAAGAATGGAGAACTTACGACTGGCAATAGCCGCCAATTTCGAGAGTACAAAAACATTCCTCAAGGAGTTAGTAGTGAAATGCTTGAGAATCCTGTGGCATTCTGGATGTAG